The window TAGTCATAAATTGAGAAAAAGTCCAAAATCATACATTATTTTTGActttagactcaaagtcatacatattcttccacatggagcactaatagtccatttactttaacaaagtggtgcacttttagtcataacactaaacacattttaatttttaacaaaaatataagatctgacaaaatatttgttccatttattttcttgtttaccgaaagaaataaagataacagatttatctagatagcaaatagtaaatatacatagaatttatttactatttatttactatacgtaaaatatatattttactaagaaatattaaacaccgttaatttttatttgccataatttttatctatataacctcaaatgttatctagattttttattatatacataatatttactatacgttgacataaaataaatatatatttattaatttttttattttaagggGAGTCAAtgtataataaatatatataaaataaaaataaattttatgtatataataaaaaaatctagataacatttgaggttatctagataacaatcattgcaaataaaaattaacagtgtttaacatttcttagtaaatatatattttacgtatagtaaataaatagtaaatagataaatagtaagtaaattttatgtatatttattatttactatctagataaatctgtcatctttctttctttcggtaaacaagaaaataaatgtaacatatattttgtcagatcttagatttctgttaaaaattaaaatgtatttagtgttatgactaaaagtgcgtcactttgttaaagtaaatggactattagtgctccatgtagaagaatatgtatgactttaaGTCTAAAGCCAAAGATAATATATGGTTTTGAGCTTTTTCTCattgttatgactaaaagtgcatcactttgttaaagtaaatggactattagtgctccatgtgaaagaatatgtatgactttgagtctaaaCCCAAAGATAATGTATGATTTTGGGCTTTTTCtccatataaaattataaaactaacatgtaaaatattaaaattgacacacataagaattctGGATAGCTTGGTACTACTGAACCTCAAATATCAAGCCTTgaacccatagatatatactctgtccaattaaatattgtataattataaaaattaattatttaatttacaaaacaaacatataaaattatgaaactaacatgtaaaataataaaactaacacataaaAGAATTCACAATAGCTTGGTGCAACttggcctcaaatatcgagcctagaacccatatgtgaatactatgtccaattaaatattgtataattataaaaagtaattatttaatttataaaacaaacaaataaaattataaaactaacatgtaaaataataaaactaacacatacaagaattcatgatagcttggtgctactgggcctcaaatatcgagcctgaaacccatatgtgaatactctgtccaattaaatattgtataattataaaaattaattatttaatttacaaaacaaacatataaaattatgaaactaacatgtaaaataataaaactaacacatacaagaattcaggatagcttagtgctactgggcctcaaatatcgagcctgaaacccatatgtgaatactttgtccaattaaatattgtataattataaaaaataattatttaatttacaaaacaaacatacaaaattatgaaactaacatgtaaaataataaaactgacacatacaagaattcatgATAGCTTGGTACTACTGGgcatcaaatatcgagcctgaaacccatatattaatactctgtccaattaaatattgtataattataaaaaataattatttaatttacagaacaaacatacaaaattatgaaactaacatgtaaaataataaaattgacacatacaagaattcaggatagcttggtgctactgggcctcaaatatcaagCATggaacccataaatatatactttgtccaattaaatattgtataactataaaaattaattatttaatttacagaacAAACATACAATTAATGTTCTTTAATTTACAGTAGACAACATGGACGTGCCGCCTATACATCCCGGACCTTTTTGCGATGAGCTATTAGTGTTACATGGCGATCATAGGTTCGCCCACGTATGGGAGGGAGAATTACTGGCCCAGACTCTTCGCGCCAGGAGAGTGGATGACATATGGGATTTTATGAAGGACAGATATCTCCATCCCTGTATAGTCCAGCGCATGCGGGTTACGGGCTTCTACAGGATTTTGAAGATCGGGCGGCTGCAGCTCGACTGGTCTTTGGtcacggccctgatagagcggtggcgaccggagacgcacacattccacCTGCCCATTGGCGAGTCCACCATCACGCTGCTAGGACGTGGAGGTTTTATCTGGGCTGCCCGTTGATGGACTGCCCGTTGCACTTCCTTaggccatgagagagatgacgcgTGGGCAGTATTTGGACATGCTGCAGCAGCTCACTGGTTTCAGGCCACAGGATGAGACTGCACACTCAGGGGCCAGTCGCATGAGTTTGACAGCTATTCGACATCATTTGGAGATATTGCACCCCGACATCACTGGTGAGACAAATGATATACATATTCACCGGTATACGAGGTTGCTGCTGCTCCTTATATTTGGAGGggtcttgttcccgaacacttcggggaacctagtcagcttgagatttcttcatcatcttcagcggctagatgatttaccccagtacaGCTGGGGTGCTGATGTTCTTACCTATTTGTACAAGCAGATGTtccgggcgagcatgggcacccaacATGACGTATGTGGATTTTTGCCGTTGCTACAGGTGACAA is drawn from Nicotiana tomentosiformis chromosome 12, ASM39032v3, whole genome shotgun sequence and contains these coding sequences:
- the LOC138903394 gene encoding protein MAIN-LIKE 1-like, coding for MTRGQYLDMLQQLTGFRPQDETAHSGASRMSLTAIRHHLEILHPDITGETNDIHIHRYTRLLLLLIFGGVLFPNTSGNLVSLRFLHHLQRLDDLPQYSWGADVLTYLYKQMFRASMGTQHDVCGFLPLLQFIWTPYSDDLISGLPDYCSAG